In the genome of Megalops cyprinoides isolate fMegCyp1 chromosome 7, fMegCyp1.pri, whole genome shotgun sequence, one region contains:
- the LOC118780528 gene encoding chymotrypsin-like elastase family member 2A — MKLVILAFLVAGAYGCGLPTFPPVVTRVVGGDDVRPNSWPWQVSLQYRSSNGNFYHTCGGTLISSTWVLTAAHCISSRNTYRVYLGKHSLNTNNEPGSIAISPSKIIVHENWDSYRIRNDIALIKLQSPVSLSDSVMPACLPDSGYVLPHNAPCYVTGWGRLWTNGPLADVLQQALLPVVSYSTCSKSDWWGSLVTQSMICAGGDGQLASCNGDSGGPLNCQNPDGSWDVHGVVSFGSSMGCNYYKKPSVFTRVSAYISWINNVMTTN; from the exons CCTACGGTTGTGGGCTGCCCACCTTTCCCCCTGTGGTGACCAGGGTGGTTGGTGGTGACGATGTCAGGCCCAACAGCTGGCCCTGGCAG GTGTCTCTCCAGTACAGGAGCAGCAACGGAAACTTCTACCACACCTGTGGTGGCACTCTGATCTCCTCCACCTGGGTCCTCACCGCTGCCCACTGCATCAG CAGCCGCAACACCTACAGAGTCTACCTGGGCAAGCACAGCCTGAATACTAACAACGAGCCCGGCTCCATCGCCATCAGCCCTTCTAAGATCATCGTCCACGAGAACTGGGACTCCTACAGAATCCG CAATGACATCGCCCTGATCAAGCTGCAGAGCCCCGTCTCTTTGAGCGACAGCGTCATGCCCGCCTGTCTTCCCGACTCCGGCTATGTTctgccccacaatgcaccctgcTACGTCACCGGCTGGGGACGCCTCTGGA CCAACGGACCCCTGGCTGATGTCCTGCAGCAGGCTCTTCTCCCCGTGGTCAGCTACTCCACCTGCAGCAAGTCCGACTGGTGGGGCAGCCTGGTCACCCAGAGCATGATCTGCGCCGGAGGTGACGGTCAGCTGGCCAGCTGCAAT GGTGATTCCGGCGGCCCCCTGAACTGCCAGAATCCCGACGGCTCCTGGGACGTTCACGGCGTCGTGAGCTTCGGCTCCAGCATGGGCTGCAACTACTACAAGAAGCCCTCCGTCTTCACCCGTGTCAGCGCCTACATCTCCTGGATCAACAAC gtcaTGACCACCAACTAA